GCTTCTCCCGGTGAACAGGAGCCCGACCCCGTAGACGTCCACCAGCGAAGCGTGCACGCTAACCGAAGGCGCGAAGACCCAGTCGAGGTAGGCGGTGAGCTGGTGGATGAAGGGCGTGGTGTCCTGCGGCGTTCGAAGGAGGGGCACCTTGTGCCGGTTCGCGCGCTCGAGCAGACCCTCCGGAAGCTGGAGCCCCTTCGTCACGATGATGCCCGGCATCGCAAACTGAAAGAGGCGGTCCAGCGCCTCCGCGCGCCCTTTCGGGCTCAGGGTTCCGAGGTAGGCGATCTCGGTCCGGCCCATGATCTGGATCCGTTCGAAGAGGAAATTCTCCGAGTAGCCCATGAGGGCCATGCCCGGACGATTGATGTCGCTGATCGTGATCGGAACGCGGGACTCGAGCCCCTGGGTGAGGACCTCGAGCGAGAGGGTCTCGCGCTGCTGCTCGTAGAGCTGTTCGATCGTGATTTGGGCGGTGCTAATCGAGCTCAAGCAGTCCTACTTGCCCGTCCTCCAGGCGATAGACGATCCGAATGCCGCCCCCGTCCGGCTCGGAAAAGGCCAACACGGCCAGGCGGCTCTTGAGAAGCATCCGCACGGCCTGGTCCACGGTCAGGGTCCGCTGCTTGGGTCGAGACCGGACGATCTCGACCCCGCCCTGCTCCCGGCGTGTCGCTTCCGGAGCGAGCACGGGGATTCCCTGGCGGCGGAGGCTCTCCCCGCGTTTCTTCCTGTCCTTCAACCGTTCCTTGCGACGCTTCAACGCTCGCTCCTGCTTCTCTAGCACCGCGTCGAGCGCCACGCGAGGATCCGGATCCTGGGCGCGCCCGGCCAAGTCCACACCGTTTCCGAATATGCGAAGCTCCGCCATGTGGCGGTAGCCCTCCTCGGTCACGGTCAGCTGCGCGCTGATCAGGTGCGAGAAGTATCGCTGCAACTTCTCGATTCTCCGCTCCGCGTACTCGCGGTAGTCGGGAGTCACCGTCCAGTGCCGCCCCTTGATCGTGATCTGCATTGGTACCCCCTGGATGGGTCATGTTCGATTCTCGATCCGCGACGCGTAACGTCGGCGGGCCCGTGCCGGCAATATGCGCAAGGCCTCCCGGTACTTGGCCACCGTCCTCCGCGCGATCTTGAGACCTTGTTCGTGCAAGAGCTCCGCGATGCGCTGATCGCTGAGCGGCTCGCGCTTGTCCTCTCCTTGGATCAGCTGTGAGATCTTCCCCTTCGCTACCTTGGCTGAAACATCGTCTCCGTCTTCAGTCTGGAGCCCGCTCGAGAAGAAATATTTCAGCTCGAAAACACCTCGCGGAGTCTGAACGTACTTGTTCGTCGTGACGCGGCTCACGGTCGATTCGTGCATGCCGATCTGGTTCGCGATCTGCTGCAGCGTGAGCGGCCTCAAGCCTTCCACGCCCCTCTCGAAGAACTCCCGCTGCTCCTCCACGATCCGGCGCATCACCTTGATCATCGTCTTTCGCCGCTGCTCGATCGTCTGGATGAGCCACTTGGCCGAGTTGAGCTTTTCGGTGATGTACCTGCGGGTCGTGTCCTCGACGGAATTCCTGTTCCGCAGCATTTGCTGGTAGGCGTGGCTGATCCTGAGCCGGGGCACGTTCCGATCGTTGAGCGCGACAACGAAATCCTCGCCGACCCGTTCCACGATCAGGTCCGGAACCACGTAGCGCGTTTCCTCGGCCGCGATCTCCTGGGCCGGCCGGGGATCCAGAGTGCCGATCGTGTCGCTCGCCGCCTGGACATCCTCGACCGTGCACTTGAGATTCCGCGCGATCTCCGAGAATCGCTTGGCGAGGAGGTTATCGAATTGCTCCTGAACGATCCGGCCGGCAAGGGTCGTCTCCATTTTCTTCTGGACGATTTGGATCCAGAGGCACTCCTGGAGGTTCCGGGCGCCGATCCCCGCCGGCTCGAACGTCTGGATCACGGCGAGCACTTCCTCGACGCGCTCGGGACTCACCTGGAAGGTCTCGCCGACCTCCTCGACCGTGGTCTGCAGGTACCCGTTCTCATCGATGGAACCGATCAGGAATTCTCCGATCTCCATGGCCGGCGGATCCAGATTGCTCAGGCGCAGCTGCTCCAGGAGATGATCCCCGAGGGTTTTCACGGTGACCGGGACGCGCTCGTAGAACTCGGCGTCGCCGTCGTTCGTGCGCGGGGCCGACACCGTCTCGAACTGGTCGGGCCACAGCTCCCCCCAGTCGATTTCCTGTTCCGCCTTCGCCTCGGTCTCCGGCGGCTGCTCGGCCTCCTCCTGCCCGACCTCCTTCTTGACCTCTTCGATCTCCTCGACCTCTTCCACCTCGTCCACCTCTTCGAGGAGGGGATTGCGCTCCAATTCCATCTTGAGCGCCTGCTGGAGCTCGAGGGTGGGCATCTGGAGCAGCTTGAGCGCGTGCTGCAAACGCTGCGTCATGATCAGCGTCGGCTTCTGCTGCATGCTCAGGCTGTGTTTCATTTCCATGGCTTTATGCCCTCAATCCAGCCGGAACCGCTCGCCCAGATAGATCTGGCGGGCGATCGGATCCTCCGCCAGCTCCTGGCTCGTTCCTTCCAGGAGGATCTTCCCCTCGAACATGATGTACGCCCGGTCGGTCGTGCTCAAAGTTTCGCGGACGTTGTGGTCGGTGATCAGAATCCCCAGACCCCGCTGCTTCAGCCTCCCGACGATGTCCTGGATTTCGGCGACCGCGATCGGGTCGATTCCGACAAAGGGCTCGTCCAGCAACAGGAACTTGGGATGCGTCACGAGCGCCCGCGTGATTTCGACGCGCCGCCGTTCTCCACCCGAAAGGTTGTACCCCCTTCGATCCGCCAAGTGCGCGATGTTCAGTTCCTCCAAGAGATGCCCGAGCCGCTCCGTCCTCTCCCTCCTACTCATCGGCAGCGTTTCCAAAATGCCCAGGATGTTCTCGCGGACGGTCAGTTTTCGAAAGATCGAAGGCTCCTGGGCCAGATAACCGATCCCGGCGCGGGCCCGCTCGTGCATCGGCATCCGCGTGATGTCCTTGCCGTCGACCAGAATCTGCCCCCCGTCGACCCGCAAGAGCCCCACGATGAGATAGAAGGTCGTTGTCTTCCCCGCGCCGTTCGGGCCCAGGAGACCGACCACCTCGCCGCGTTGCACTCCGATCGAAACCCGGTCGACGACTTTCCAGTGGCCGTAGAACCGCTCCAGATTCCGCCCCTCCAGGCCGGTCATCGCGAGATCGGCTCTCCGCCATCCCCCTCGTCGCGAACTTCCGCCCGGACCTCTCGCTTGAGGTGGAAGTGGTCCAGGTTCGGATCGCTCTCAAAGCCGTATCCCGTGACGACGTCCTGCTTGCGCGTCACGCGGACGAAGGAGTCCGAGACGATCTTCTGGGTGCTGTTGATCCACCGCAGCGAGTCGGTGTCCATCCTAACGCCGGTTTCGGTGACGATTCGCACCTTCCCCACGGCTTCCAGGTTGTTCGTGCGCTGATCCACGAGGCCTTGGTCGGCGACGAGGGTCGAGTATCGGGTCCCATTCGTGTCGAAGAACTCGATCCGAATGGTGCGGGCATCCACGAGATTTCGATCGTTGTACATGGCCGCGTACGATGCCCAGAGGGTCCAGTTCTTCTTGCCTTCCGAAGTTTCCGTGAGCGTGAAATCGCGCGCCTCCTGATCCGGAAACCGGAGGGCCGCGCCGCTCGGAGTCGGGGCGGTCCGCGACTGACAGCCCGCGATCGCGGCCACGGCAACCACGGCCAGAGCTTGCGAGGTGCTCCATCGTATCACGCCCCCTCGAAACCCGGCAAACGGGGACCGCATTCTTCACCGGACCCGGGCGCCCGCCCCGAGGCAGTCGTGCAGGTGAAGGACGCCCTGGGGCTCTCCCCGTCCGTCCACGATCACGAGCGAGGTGATCGCGCCCCCTTCGTTCTCCTCCATGCGGCGCACCGCCTGCGCGATGAGCGCGTCCTCCCCGATCGTGTGCGGCATCGTCGACATGACTCGGGAGACCGGCTGCTCCAAGCTCGCGGATCCCTGGAGCAAGATTCGCTTGAGATCCCCGTCGGTGAGAACGCCCCTCAGAAGACCCTCGTCGTCCACGACCGTCGTCATGCCGAGGCGCTTTTTCAGGATTTCCAGCAGGGCCTCGTGGAGCGTCGCTCCGCTCCCCACCCTCGGCAATGCGTCCCCTCGGTGCATCAGGTCCGAGACGCGAAGCAGGGCGGTCTGACCGAGCACGCCCCCCGGATGGAGGAAGACGAAATCCTCCCGGGAAAAACCCTTCATGCGCAGGAGCACGATCGCGAGCGCGTCCCCCATGGCGAGCGCGGCCGTGGTCGTCGTGGTGGGCACAAGGTCCTCGGGGCACGCCTCCCGCAACCTGCCCAAGTCCAAAACGCAGTCCGACCCGCGCGCGAGCGCGGAGTTGGGATTGCATGTGATCGTGACGATCGGCACCCCGCGGCGGCGGAACGCGGGCAAGAGTCCGAGAAGCTCCGGGGTCTCTCCGCTCTTCGAGAGGAGGATGGCCGCGTCCCGGGTCGAGACGATTCCCAAATCCCCGTGGATGGCGTCCACCGGATGGACGAAATTCGCCGGGGTGCCGGTGCTGGTGAGGGTTGCCGCGATTTTTTTCGCGACGAGGCCGGACTTGCCGACACCCGAGGTGAGGACGTAACCCTGTACCTCGAGCAAGAGCTGAACGGCTCGCTCGAAGTCCTTGCCGACACGATCCTTGAGGCCGAGGATCGCTTCCCCTTCGGCTTCGAGAATCTCGCGAGCCCACGCGGAGATGCATGTCGCATTCGCCTGCATGAGCGGCAATAGATCGCCCGTGCTCTTCGGATTCACGCCGGTCTGGCCCCCACAAGTCTCTCATCGGCAAGTGATTGGCGAATCTTGATCCAGGATCGAAGCAAACCGGGAAGCTCGGCGAGCGGCCACTGGCTTTCCCGGTCGGACTTGGCTCGGGGCGGGTCGGGATGGGTCTCGATGAAGATGCCGTCCACTCCCGCCGCCACGGCCGCCCGCCCCAGCACCGGGATGAACTCGCGCTGCCCCCCGGTCTCGACGCCTCCCGGCCTCTGGACAGAATGGGTTGCGTCGAAGAAGACCGGACAGGCGCACCGCCTCATGATTTCGATCCCGCGGAAGTCCACGACCAGATCGCCGTACCCGAACATGGTTCCCCGTTCGGTCAGGATCACCCCTTCCGCTCCCGCCGCGCGGGCCTTGTCCACCGCCCGGGCCATCGATCCGGGGTCGAGGAACTGCCCCTTCTTGAGATGCACCGGCTTGCCGCTCCGAGCCACGGCTTCAATGAGCGCGGTCTGACGACACAGGAACGCCGGGACCTGGATCAAGTCTAGGACCTGGGCCGCGGCGGCGACTTCCGAAATGTCGTGGACGTCGCTCGTTACGGGAACCCCGGCCGCGTCGCGTATCCGCGCCAGCTCTCGAAGGCCCTCCTGAGCGCCCGGACCGCGGTAGCTCTCTCGGGTGGAACGGTTCGCCTTCGCATAGGAAGCCTTGAACACGAAGGGAAGCCTGAGCGCCGAGGAGATTCGCTTGACCTCACGAGCCACTTCCTCCGCCATGCCGGGGTCTTCCAGGGCGCAGGGCCCCGCGATGAGCGCGAAGCGGCCCGGCTCGAATCGAACGCTTCCGACGTCGAACGCTTTCCACGCTTCCGGCACGATGAGGCTCTCCTACTGGATGGGCGCGCCCGTCGGACTCGGGCTCGCGGCCTGGGCGCCCTCCCGCCGACGGCGTTCCTCGATCGCCGCGCGAACGAATCCGCGGAAAAGAGGATGCGGGTTGTCCGGACGCGAGCGGAGCTCCGGATGGAATTGGACCCCCACGAACCAGGGATGATCGGGCAGCTCGACGATCTCGACGAGATCCATGTCCGTGTAGACGCCGGTGACCTTGAGCCCGCGCTCCTCGAGCTTCGCCCGATAGCGATTGTTGAACTCGTAGCGGTGCCTGTGCCGCTCGGCGACATGCGGATTCGCGTATTCCTCCGAGGCGTGGCTCCCGGGAACGACCTCGCAATCGTAGGCGCCGAGCCGCATGGTGCCCCCCTTCTTCGAAACGCCCTGCTGCGATTCCAGGAGATCGATGACCGGGTGCGGGGTATCGGAGCGGAACTCGGAAGAGTCGGCGCCGTCCAACCCCGCGACGTCGCGCGCGAACTCGATGACCGCGCACTGCATGCCGAGACAAATTCCGAAAAAGGGCGTCTTGCGCTCCCTCGCGTACCGCGCGGCCTGGATCATCCCCTCGGTTCCGCGGTCTCCGAAGCCGCCCGGGATCAAGATTCCGTGTGCCTGGCCCAGCAAGGCGACCGGGCCGTCCATCTCGACGCGCTCGGAGTCGACCCAGTCGATCCGGACCGAGACCCCGTTCGCGGCCGCCCCGTGCAGGATCGCCTCGTTGATGCTCTTGTACGCGTCTCGGAGGTGCGTGTACTTCCCGACCACCGCGACCGTAACCTGTTCCTTGGCCGATCGGACGCGCTCCGAGTAGGTCTGCCACACCTGGAGGTCCGCGGGACGTCCCTCCAGGTGCATGTACTCGACGATCAAGTCGTCCAGCCCACCGCGGTGGAACATGAGCGGGATATCGTAGATCGAGGGCACATCGATCGCCTCGATGACCGCCTCCTTGGGAACGTTGCAGAAGAGCGCGATCTTTTCCTTCACGTCGTTCGGAAGCGGGACCTCGCAGCGGCAGAGAAGAATGTCGGGCTGAATACCGATCGCGCGCAGCTCCTTCACCGAATGCTGGGTGGGCTTCGTCTTGATCTCGCGCGCCGCGCCCAGGTGGGGAACGAGCGTGACATGGACGAAGAGCGTGTTCTCCCGCCGGAGCTCGAGCCTCAGCTGCCGGATCGCCTCGAGGAACGGAAGACTCTCGATGTCTCCCACCGTGCCGCCGATCTCCACGATCGCGACGTCGACCTGCCCCTGACGCGTGATGCCCAGCATCCGCGACTTGATCTCATCGGTGACGTGGGGGATCACCTGGACCGTGCGGCCCAGGTAATCGCCGCGGCGCTCCTTCTGGATGATCGAGTCGTAGATCTGCCCCGCGGTCACGTTGTTCTCCCGGTGCATCGAGACGCCGAGAAAGCGCTCGTAGTGTCCGACGTCCAGATCGGTCTCCGCGCCGTCGTCGGTCACGAACACTTCTCCGTGCTGATAGGGGCTCATCGTCCCGGGGTCCACGTTCAGGTAGGGATCGAACTTCTGGATCGTCACCACGAAGCCCCGGCTCTTCAGCAGCGACCCGATGGAGGACGCCGCGATCCCCTTGCCGAGCGAGGAAACGACCCCGCCTGTCACGAACACGAACTTGGTCATGTCGTTTCCCTCCCAGCCCGGAAGTGACGCCGCGCGCGCTCCAGATCCTCCAGAGTGTCGATTCCGAGGGATCCGTACTCACCCACAGCCACGTGAATCGGGATGCCGTGCCACAGGGCCCGAAGCTGCTCGAGCCGCTCCGCGCGTTCGAGCGGGCAGGGCCCGAGACGCGTCAGCTCCAGCAGCGTGTCACGCCGATACGCGTATACCCCGACGTGGAGGAGGGGCGACGCGTGCG
The window above is part of the Candidatus Eisenbacteria bacterium genome. Proteins encoded here:
- the raiA gene encoding ribosome-associated translation inhibitor RaiA; amino-acid sequence: MQITIKGRHWTVTPDYREYAERRIEKLQRYFSHLISAQLTVTEEGYRHMAELRIFGNGVDLAGRAQDPDPRVALDAVLEKQERALKRRKERLKDRKKRGESLRRQGIPVLAPEATRREQGGVEIVRSRPKQRTLTVDQAVRMLLKSRLAVLAFSEPDGGGIRIVYRLEDGQVGLLELD
- the lptB gene encoding LPS export ABC transporter ATP-binding protein produces the protein MTGLEGRNLERFYGHWKVVDRVSIGVQRGEVVGLLGPNGAGKTTTFYLIVGLLRVDGGQILVDGKDITRMPMHERARAGIGYLAQEPSIFRKLTVRENILGILETLPMSRRERTERLGHLLEELNIAHLADRRGYNLSGGERRRVEITRALVTHPKFLLLDEPFVGIDPIAVAEIQDIVGRLKQRGLGILITDHNVRETLSTTDRAYIMFEGKILLEGTSQELAEDPIARQIYLGERFRLD
- the lptC gene encoding LPS export ABC transporter periplasmic protein LptC; this translates as MRSPFAGFRGGVIRWSTSQALAVVAVAAIAGCQSRTAPTPSGAALRFPDQEARDFTLTETSEGKKNWTLWASYAAMYNDRNLVDARTIRIEFFDTNGTRYSTLVADQGLVDQRTNNLEAVGKVRIVTETGVRMDTDSLRWINSTQKIVSDSFVRVTRKQDVVTGYGFESDPNLDHFHLKREVRAEVRDEGDGGEPISR
- a CDS encoding KpsF/GutQ family sugar-phosphate isomerase, encoding MQANATCISAWAREILEAEGEAILGLKDRVGKDFERAVQLLLEVQGYVLTSGVGKSGLVAKKIAATLTSTGTPANFVHPVDAIHGDLGIVSTRDAAILLSKSGETPELLGLLPAFRRRGVPIVTITCNPNSALARGSDCVLDLGRLREACPEDLVPTTTTTAALAMGDALAIVLLRMKGFSREDFVFLHPGGVLGQTALLRVSDLMHRGDALPRVGSGATLHEALLEILKKRLGMTTVVDDEGLLRGVLTDGDLKRILLQGSASLEQPVSRVMSTMPHTIGEDALIAQAVRRMEENEGGAITSLVIVDGRGEPQGVLHLHDCLGAGARVR
- a CDS encoding 3-deoxy-8-phosphooctulonate synthase; this encodes MPEAWKAFDVGSVRFEPGRFALIAGPCALEDPGMAEEVAREVKRISSALRLPFVFKASYAKANRSTRESYRGPGAQEGLRELARIRDAAGVPVTSDVHDISEVAAAAQVLDLIQVPAFLCRQTALIEAVARSGKPVHLKKGQFLDPGSMARAVDKARAAGAEGVILTERGTMFGYGDLVVDFRGIEIMRRCACPVFFDATHSVQRPGGVETGGQREFIPVLGRAAVAAGVDGIFIETHPDPPRAKSDRESQWPLAELPGLLRSWIKIRQSLADERLVGARPA
- the rpoN gene encoding RNA polymerase factor sigma-54, whose translation is MEMKHSLSMQQKPTLIMTQRLQHALKLLQMPTLELQQALKMELERNPLLEEVDEVEEVEEIEEVKKEVGQEEAEQPPETEAKAEQEIDWGELWPDQFETVSAPRTNDGDAEFYERVPVTVKTLGDHLLEQLRLSNLDPPAMEIGEFLIGSIDENGYLQTTVEEVGETFQVSPERVEEVLAVIQTFEPAGIGARNLQECLWIQIVQKKMETTLAGRIVQEQFDNLLAKRFSEIARNLKCTVEDVQAASDTIGTLDPRPAQEIAAEETRYVVPDLIVERVGEDFVVALNDRNVPRLRISHAYQQMLRNRNSVEDTTRRYITEKLNSAKWLIQTIEQRRKTMIKVMRRIVEEQREFFERGVEGLRPLTLQQIANQIGMHESTVSRVTTNKYVQTPRGVFELKYFFSSGLQTEDGDDVSAKVAKGKISQLIQGEDKREPLSDQRIAELLHEQGLKIARRTVAKYREALRILPARARRRYASRIENRT
- the hprK gene encoding HPr(Ser) kinase/phosphatase, producing the protein MSSISTAQITIEQLYEQQRETLSLEVLTQGLESRVPITISDINRPGMALMGYSENFLFERIQIMGRTEIAYLGTLSPKGRAEALDRLFQFAMPGIIVTKGLQLPEGLLERANRHKVPLLRTPQDTTPFIHQLTAYLDWVFAPSVSVHASLVDVYGVGLLFTGRSGIGKSETALDLVERGHRLVADDVVRITRRHGDILIGACNEVLKHTMEIRGLGVIDVQAIFGIRAIRGQKRVEVEVHLTEWDSKADYERLGLDDMHAKYLDTEIPLVTVPILPGKNITVIAEVISLNHLVKVYGYHPARALNERLIESMRAKLLSNPLVRDDTE
- a CDS encoding CTP synthase, with product MTKFVFVTGGVVSSLGKGIAASSIGSLLKSRGFVVTIQKFDPYLNVDPGTMSPYQHGEVFVTDDGAETDLDVGHYERFLGVSMHRENNVTAGQIYDSIIQKERRGDYLGRTVQVIPHVTDEIKSRMLGITRQGQVDVAIVEIGGTVGDIESLPFLEAIRQLRLELRRENTLFVHVTLVPHLGAAREIKTKPTQHSVKELRAIGIQPDILLCRCEVPLPNDVKEKIALFCNVPKEAVIEAIDVPSIYDIPLMFHRGGLDDLIVEYMHLEGRPADLQVWQTYSERVRSAKEQVTVAVVGKYTHLRDAYKSINEAILHGAAANGVSVRIDWVDSERVEMDGPVALLGQAHGILIPGGFGDRGTEGMIQAARYARERKTPFFGICLGMQCAVIEFARDVAGLDGADSSEFRSDTPHPVIDLLESQQGVSKKGGTMRLGAYDCEVVPGSHASEEYANPHVAERHRHRYEFNNRYRAKLEERGLKVTGVYTDMDLVEIVELPDHPWFVGVQFHPELRSRPDNPHPLFRGFVRAAIEERRRREGAQAASPSPTGAPIQ